Below is a genomic region from Flammeovirgaceae bacterium SG7u.111.
GGTTTCTACCTCCACCGTCCATAATGTGAAACGATGCCTCAGGACATTAAAATCTTATAAGTAATGAAACAGTTGACGATCAAATTCTTTCTACATAAAACCACTTACAGCAAAAAGACGAAGGACTTTAAGCTCTATTTTCGGGTTTGTTATGATAGGGATGTATGGGCTTGCGCTACAGACCACCGACTCAAAAAGAAAGACTTCAACGAAGTGATGCAGCTTTGCAAGAGCAATGAGCTTGTAAATGAAGAAATGATGTGGGTGAAAAATAGGGTATACGAGATCAAACGGGAAATTGCCTACCAAGGAAAGATCGTTACCCTAAATATGATCAAAGAGAGTTTCAAAGGAGGTAGTTCTAAAATCACGCTTGTAACTTATTTAGAGCAACATCTCCTTTTTTTGAAGAAATCGAAGCAACATTCTAAAGGGACAGTCACTAATTGGTTTGTGAGGGGTGAAAAACTCAAAAAATATTTAGTAGAAAGAGGTAAACAAAATACAGTCTTACATGAAATAGAAGTAAAGTTCATTCAGGATTTTGATGATTGGCTTTCTTGCCAGATCAGCGAACAGTACAACAGACCCTATGCACGGAGCTATATAAACGAGCACCACAAAAGGTTAAAGTCCCTGATCAATAAAGCAATTAATGAAGAAATCATCAGCCATAACCCTTACAAAAAATGGAATATGCCTTCCGACAATAGGGAAGTTGCTATCAAATACCTGACAAATGATGAGCTGACAAGGCTCTATTATGCTGATCTTGGAGGAAATAAAGCTTTGGAAAAAGTACGGGATATCTTTGTTTTTTCGGCAATGACGGGCTTGAGGTATAGTGATGCAGCCTCGCTAAAGGTTTCGGAAATCCATTACGACAAGGAAGAAAAACTCTATTTTATATTCAAAAAAAAGCAACAAAAGACGAAAGGACTAGTAACAATTCCACTTTTACATTGGGCGGAAAAAATATACTTGAAGTACAAGAATAGCGGCTCGGCGGAGATCACAGGAAAGTTACTACCAATATACAGCAACCCCAAAGTGAATGCCTACTTGAAAACAATTGCAGACTTGGCAGGAATTGAAATGGCACTGACCCACCACGTAGCAAGGCATACTTGCGCTACCTTTTTGCTGAGTAATAGTGTACCATTAGAACAGGTATCTGAAATACTGGGACATAAGAACCTATCAACAACTAGGATTTATGCCAAGATAACGAAACAAAGTCTTTCGGAAACTGCTAAAATGATCAACAAGAAACTAGGAGATATGTAATTAAACAAACTATTTATCGGTAACACATCGAACTAACAGCAACCTTTAAACATTTTAAAAAGCTTTAAACATTTGCACATAAAAAAGCATGAAAAAAGCCGATTTTGAGAAACCTTACGGACTCAAAATCGGCTTTTTTGGGCTAAAATCACCCTTTCAGAAAGAGGTAGTGGAACTTACCGGATTCGAACCGGTGACCCCTGCCCTGTCAAGGCAGTGCTCTAAACCAACTGAGCTAAAGTTCCAATAAAATGGTTCTGCAAACATATACAGTTTTTCTAAACCTCCGCTTTTTTGCTCAAGAAAAAAACATACTTCAACTGTTGAGGATGAAAAGCATTAAAAAATGCCACGCTATGAGCGTGGCATTTTCGTGATTCCTAATCGTATCAAAATAATACCGATACCCTAATAACCTGGGTTTTGTGGTTTTAGATTTTCATTTCTATCAAGCTCGTCTTGAGGCAATGGGAATAAGTAGTCTACCGACTTATCAAAATCGGCATGTGGCTCTAAAGAATTAGCTCCTTTGAACACTTCATCCCCAATATCCCAACGCTTGATATCGTACCATCTTTTGTACTCGAAAGCAAGCTCTAGGCGTCTTTCCTCACGGATTGCCTCAGTCAAGTCACCTTCAGCAGCCGTGTAGTCGGCTGGGTAATTTACTTCAGCCCCAGCCCAGTTTCTAGCCCTTGCCCTCACTTGGTTGAGGTATCCCGCAGCAACTCCATCTTGTGATAAGTTATCAGCTGCTTCAGCTGCAATTAACAATACTTCTGCATACCGCATTGCTGCATAGTTAATGTCAGACTGCCCGCAATCTCCTCTTGACAGCCCACATCTGCCCCAATATTTTCCAATATGAGGCCTTGGCGAACCGTGGTTAGGCGCAAATTTTTCGTAGCCTACCAACTCGGTCAATTCAGGATCGGCATACGCTTCATCTATCATACTCACCTCCTTACGGTAATCCCTGTCATCCCAGCTTTCATACACTTCCATAGTGGGCACTGCCACACTCCAACCTGAGTTAGCATCTGGAAGATAGACACTTCTTATACCTGTAATAGGTCCCATCCAATCGTTTTGTTGTAGGTCGGTCCCTGTAACTTGCCCCAAGAAATCTATCATGAAAATATGCTCATCTACGCCACTTGTAGCTGAAGGATCAAAGAGATCGACAAAGTCAGGCATAAGTCTATACCCAAATGTACTAGCGTTACTAATTACATACTCTGCTTCCGTAAGAGCTTTTTGGTCATCTCCCATAGTCAGATATACGGAAGCCAGGTATGCAGCAGCTGTACCTTTAGTAGGCCTCGATTTCACATTTCCTGCATGTTGGTCAGGCAAGTTTGCTTTTGCATATTCGAGATCGGCAATTATGCTTTGGTATACAGTACTAGTCGGTGTTTTACTTATAGTTTTCACGGCTTCCGGATCGGTGATAAAAAAATCGATATAGGGGATATCTCCAAAAAGGCGTACCAAATGATAATAAGTAAATGCTCTGATAAACATAGCCTCTGCCTTTAACGCATTGACCTCTGCAGCAGGTTCTCCTACTAATTCAGCCCCTGCAATTGCCGCATTGGCAGATCCTATAATTTTATAACCCCTAGGCCAAAAAGCAGTGATCATCCCATTATTAGAATCCATATTGAAATCATTTACCTGCTGACGCCTACCTGGAGTATTTCTATCCCCAATATCGGCCATGTCTCCTCTTAGCAAGAGAGAAAGTACTAGTTTTCGACCATAAAATTCTTCATTAGCAATATCTGCATACGTACCCATTACAGCTGCCTCAACATCTTTTGGACTTTGAAAAAATGTATTAGGAGCTAATAACGCAATAGGATTTTCTTTAAGGTCTGTACAACCGAATACACCGAGTACAATCCCTATTACCAGTAATTTATATACTATTTTTTTTCTCATTTTCTTATCTTTTTTGATGGTTAGATACAGCAAGAGGAGACTCTTTTTTGTGAAACACCCTCCACCACTGTAAATAGTTTAGATATCAATAAGGTATTTTAAGTAAGTGCCTAGAAGCCGATATTGAGCCCGAATGTATAGGATTTTGCATTAGGGTAACTGGCATAATCTAAACCGATATTTTTGTTTCCATCACCCGAACCACTACTGCGGTAGTTCACTTCAGGATCGTAGCCTTCATAATCGGTAATGGTGAATATGTTTTGAGCACTTACATATAGCCTCAACTTACGTAGCTTGATTTGGTCAAGTATAGGTTGAGGGAAATTGTAACCCAATGCAAGGTTTTTCAACCTAACAAATGAACCATCATATATAAAGCGTGTAGAAGCTCTTCTTGTCCTATCCCCCGAAGCCGCTGGAATATTTGTATTGGTATTTTGAGGAGTCCAACGGTTCAGTGCAGCCGTTGTGGCGTTGTTTCTTCCTGCCATTAGGTCAAGTTCCAATAGCGTATAACTAAAAATATCGTTACCTTGAGATGCTTGGAAGAATATGTTCAAATCGAACCCTTTGTACCTAAAGTCATTATTGAAACCCCAAATAAAATCTGGGTTAGGGTCACCTATGATAGCTCTATCATCCGCATTCAATTGACCATCAGGAACACCTGTCAAGTCTCCATTTTCGTCCTTTGTACCATCAATATCTCTATATTTCTCTCCGCCAAGCTCTTGCTCAAACCCTCCACCAGGCAATATATCATCGCCTTGTTGGTAAGGTCCATCATAAATCCAGCCATAAAATGCTCCTACAGGCTGTCCTACACGAAGAATTTGTGTATTACCCAAACCTACCATATGACCTGGGCCCGATGCATAGTCAATGTCGGAATTACCATCTGGCAATTCCAATACCTCCTGCCTGTTCATAGATAAGTTGAAACCCATATCCCATTTAAACTCCCCCACTAGGTTTTTGGAGTTGAGGGTAAATTCAAAACCTTTATTACCTACTTTACCTATATTTTGAAGTTGGGTTTTATATCCGGAATATTCTGGCAATGGCACATCGAACAACAAGTCAGAAGTCTCCATGCTATAATAATCTATGATCAGGTTCAACCTGTTCTCGAACAAGCCTACATCTATACCGACGTCTAACTGAGTCGTTGTTTCCCAAGTCAAGTTTTCATTTGAAACATTGGTAGGGAATACTGCATTAACAGGAACACCGTTTTGGACCGACAGTGCGGTAGAGAACTCTGCAAGTGTACGATAAGGAGAAATACCTCTATTACCTGTTAGCCCATAACTTGCCCTCCATTTCCAATCGCTGATCACATCTATTCCCTCCATAAAGGCTTCGTCCTTCATGTTCCAAGCAAAAGCACCTGATGGGAAGAACGCCCATTTATTTCCTTCACTAAACACTGAAGAACCGTCGTAACGTGCATTGAACGTAAGTAAATACTTGCTCTTAAAGTTATAGACTGCACGTCCGTACCAAGACGCTAATTCCCAATCGGAAAGGCTAGAAGTAGGCTGTTGCCAAGAAGACGAGCCGCCTAAGTTCCAATATAATGCACCATCAGAAGGATAACCTTGTCCTCTTGCACCCCAACTTTCGTCTCTGGAAGATTGGTAAGAATAACCACCCATAATAGAAATATTATGATCGCCTATATCTTTCGTGTACGTCAAGTAGTTTTCGTTCAAAAACAGAGAGTTCTTAGTACCGTCCATTCTACCATCACCGCCTACACCTATTCCACCTTGAAGGGAGGTTGGCGTATACTGACCAACTCGACCCGAGTTAGAGCTTGCACCCAGTGTAATCCTAAACTTCAAATCTTTCAAGATATCATATTCACCATACACGTTCCCTTGGAATCTATCTACTATATCTTCGTTTACATATTCCGTAACTACAGCTACGGCATTATCATGCGCGTCATTTAGTCTCGCAAGTGTGTATTTACCATTAGCATCTCTAATAGGCTGATCTGGTCCCATTTTGAATGCTGCCGCAACTACACCAGAACCGTTTGCTCCACCTGAGGATTCCTGTGTCCTTGCCCCTTTCTTATCGCTACGCTGTGCAAAAAGGTTTAAGCCTACCCTGAACTTCTCAGAAGCTTTAATATCAACATTACTAGTTACAGAATACCTTTTGTAGCCCGAGTTTAAGATGATACCTTTCTGGTCATAAAACGTTCCCGATAAATAGTAATTTACATTATCTGATCCGCCAGAAATACCCATTTGGTAGTTTTGGATATATCCTTGCTGGAAAATTTCCTCTTGCCAATCCGTATTTGCTCCTAATCCAGTAAAATTAGGATTGCCACTTGCCTCACGGATATAATCAACAAAATCATCAGGCTTTAACAAGTCCAACCTATTTATTTCATTTTGGATAGAATAAGAAGTATTGAGGTCTACCCTAGTCTTGCCGCTTTTTCCTCTTTTGGTAGTGACCATGATTACCCCATTCGCTCCTCTAGAACCGTAAATAGCCGTTGCAGAAGCATCTTTCAATACTTCAATGGACTCGATATCTTCTGGAGGAGGCAATGTAGCTCCTACAAAACCATCTACCACATAAATAGGATCACTACTGGCATTGATGGATGTCCCACCACGTACCCGTACTTTGTAAGAAGCGCCCGGCTCACCGTTGTTGGCTGTGATTTGCACACCTGCCGCACGTCCTTGCAAAGCTTGAACTGTACCCAGTGCAGGGTATGCGGTCAATTCCTCTGCTTTTACAGAAGCAACCGAGCCAGTAAGGTCACTTTTCTTTACTGTACCGTAACCTACTACTACCACCTCTTCCAACTGTGCCATGTCTGGCTCTAGTGTAAGGTCGATAGAAGACTGTTCACCCACAGTAATCTCTTGAGGAACAAAACCGATATAGCTAAAAACCAAAATAGAAGATGAATTGGGTACTTCTAAACTATACTTACCATCAATATCGGTCACCGAACCTATGCTCGTTCCTTTTATCAAAATACTAACCCCCGGGAGAGGCAGGTTGTCTTCTCCAGAAATAATAGTACCTGTTACCTTTTGCTGTGCAGGAGCTAGCATTTCTACACTCTCTTCTACAGGTGCGCCTAAAAGTCCCTTTTTGCTTACAAAAATATTTTCGTTGATTCGCTTAAACTTAAGGTTGGTATTTTTTGAAATATCCCTCAACAAATTTCCCAACGAAGTGAAATTCGCTGAAGTCGTGATTCTTTCATTCACATCCACCTTGGCCATTTCATACGCAAACTTAAAGTTCGTTTGGGTGGTGATCTGCGAGAAAGCTTGTTCTAGCGTGGCATTTTCTAGGTTCACGGTCAAGTATATATCATCTATACTGACGCGCTGGGCTTTTCCATCATTTGCTAATAGCAACCCAACAAGAAAGCACTGAAGGAATGCTCCTATCAATGTGTATTTACTTGTCATAATAATTTGTCTTAGTATTTTCCTTTTCATATTTTTAAGAAGGTTTTGAGGAAAGGTATGTTTAATTCAAAATCGGTTCGCATGCTTTCTGTTTCGGGGTCTGCCGCCAAACGTTCACCGAACCAAAAGCATGTGATGTTACAGCCAGTATTCCCCCTAGGGATGCTGGCTTTTTTTAACTTGTGTCGTAATTTTTCAATTTCATATCATACTTGGTGGTTTATTTAATAATTACTTTTTTTCCTTTTATTTCGAAATTGAATTTAGTTGAGAAACTAATCCCTTTCAATACCGACTCTAAGCTCTGGTGTGTAAATTGACCTTTAAAACCTACAATCGCAGGCTCATTAAGCACCTCAAATTCTACATCGTACCATCGTGATAGTGTAAAAGATATTTGTTCGAAATCAGCGTTATTGAAAAAAATAGTCCCAGAGCGCCAAGCCAATTCTTTCCTCGCCTCAAACGGTCTTTTTATACCCACTTCCTTTTCCTTGTTATAAGAATACAGCTCACTTGGTTCTAGCAAGGCCATGTCTAAGCCTCGATGCCCCACTTCTACCTTACCTTCTACCAGTGCAACTTTGGTCGCCACATTTTCTGGATAAGACGAAATGTTAAATGATGTCCCCAACACTCGCGTCTGCACATCACCAGCATGAACTATAAATGGTTTGTTTGTATTTCTTGCAACTTCAAAAAACGCTTCCCCTTCTAAGTAAACCTCTCTGATGCTATCCCCAAATACCTCAGGAAACCTGATGGTTGTCTCTGAATTCATTTTTATCCGCGTGCCGTCCATTAAGTTGATGGTAGATTTCACTCCTCTTGGCGAACTTTTTTCTATCATCTTCACTTCGGCAACCAATGGTTTACTTTCTTCTCTATTTGGTCCAAATATTGACGATTTATAACCTATAAGCGCCATCACTGCTAATAAAACAGCCGCGGCAACCCCGCTAAGACCAAAGCCCTTTGACAGTAGCCATCTTCGCTTAGGTTCATGTTCCTTTTGTGGATAGGTTTTGATAGATGTTACTAATCGTTCTTTTTCTGCTGTTAGTTCTTCGGGGGAGACCTTTAAAGAAAGCAGGACAACCATTTCCTTCGCCTGCATAAACATAACTTGTTTTTGAGGATGGCTTTCCAGCCAACTCTCCCAAAAAGCAACATCTCTGTCTTCTTCATCATGCACGTATGCCTGAAAAGATTCATCCGAAACCAAGTCCTCTATACTGTTGTATTTGCTCATAAAAATAAAAGGAAAGTTGAGAGCCGACTTTATCAGTAAAGTCAAGCCACTTCTTGCTGGTTGTTTGATTAGAATCAATAGTTATGAAAGGGTAACTGAATACAATAAAAGACTAAATCTTTTCCCTTTGTAATTACTAGTGCAAAGCCTTATTAGCTTTTACCATGCTTTCCAGAAAAAAATTATTTTTTTTCAAAAACAAAATCCAAATATGTGCTAATACAGATAAAAAACAGCTTAAATAGGCTAAAAAAACAAAGCCCCTAGGAGGAAAACAACAGAAGGGACATTGGAAAGAAACGTTTTCATCTTCTTCACAGCTTGGTGCACCAAGTTGTACACTGTGCGGGTTTGGGTAGATTTGAGCTCTGCAATTTCCTCATAACTCATCCCTTCATAAAACCTTAATCTCAGTACTTCTTTTTGAGCATCGGTTAGTTTCTCCAAAGCTTTTACTACCAACTCTTTTTTCTCTTGGCGGGCTTGGTGCAACACCACAAGATCTTCGTAAGAGGGTTCCGTTTGCAAATCTACAACTTGCCCATCTTCCTTCCCCAACCTTACTTTTGCCTTGAGCAATTTCCTTCGGAGGTACACTTTTAGATAAGGGGTGATTTTAGAAACCGAATTGAGCTTTTGCCTATTCTCCCATATTTCCAAAAACATTTCATGGATAGCATCTTTGGTAAGTTCCACGCTTGACGAACTAGCCAGCCCATGGACATAAAGTGCTTGATAAGAGCTTTCGTAAACCACCAAAAAAGCATCTCTGTTGCCCCGCTTCAGGGCATCCCACAGTTCCTTTTCATCTTCCTTCAAAAATGTCTTCTTCTGCATTAATCGGTCGTTCGCTTATTTACCCAATGTTAAATACTATTCTTTTCATTCCAAAACCAAAAATAGGCAAAGGATAGGTAGCCCTTTCAAACCTGAATTAAGTTACAAACTGAATATTATCCAAAAAACCCTATAAGAGATAAGTTGAAACCTACATATAACCCATCACCAATTAAGGTTAGCATAACACAAAAGACGCTAACATATTAACTCTGGCGTAGATCCATTTAAAAAGGAATATGGGTTGGCATAAATCTCTTAAACATTATTTACATTAAAGAGTTCGAAATTGAAAGTTGTCTTGAAAACCCTCTTTAACATGTTTCCTACAATGAGCAAACCTAACCTTTGTCTTTTCTTTTTTTTAATGATTAGCCCTAATTTTTCCTTTGCCCAAACTACAGACTCTCTTTACCTGACCAATGGAGATATGATAGTTGGGGAGATAAAAGGTATGGACAGGGGCGTACTCACCATAGAAACGGACTACAGCGACAGTGACTTTAAAATAGAATGGGATGGCATCAGCACGATCTTTAGCAATAGCTTTTTCCTTATCATACTTTCGGAAGGTAAAAGGCTAAATGGCAATTTGAAATCAGTATCGGCAGAAAAAATCCTAATTTTTACTAGCGATAGCTCAGTGGTGGATGCACAAAAGGAGGACATTGTATTTTTAAAAGAAATAGAAAAAGGTTTTTGGGACAGGCTCTACGCCTCCATAGATTTTGGGTTAAGCATAACCAAAGCGAATAACTTGCGGCAACTCAGCCTGAGGAGCAACGCAGGATATATTGCTGACAAATGGTCGGCAGATGCCAATTTCAATTCTGTAAACTCATCCCAAGACGATGTAGAGCCTATTCGACGTACCGACGGAGGACTCACCTACCGCTATTTTTTACCCAAAGACTGGTTTGTAATTGGGCAAGTAAACTTTTTGAGCAATACCGAGCAAAAAATTGATTTGAGAACCACGGGG
It encodes:
- a CDS encoding DUF4974 domain-containing protein, whose amino-acid sequence is MILIKQPARSGLTLLIKSALNFPFIFMSKYNSIEDLVSDESFQAYVHDEEDRDVAFWESWLESHPQKQVMFMQAKEMVVLLSLKVSPEELTAEKERLVTSIKTYPQKEHEPKRRWLLSKGFGLSGVAAAVLLAVMALIGYKSSIFGPNREESKPLVAEVKMIEKSSPRGVKSTINLMDGTRIKMNSETTIRFPEVFGDSIREVYLEGEAFFEVARNTNKPFIVHAGDVQTRVLGTSFNISSYPENVATKVALVEGKVEVGHRGLDMALLEPSELYSYNKEKEVGIKRPFEARKELAWRSGTIFFNNADFEQISFTLSRWYDVEFEVLNEPAIVGFKGQFTHQSLESVLKGISFSTKFNFEIKGKKVIIK
- a CDS encoding DUF481 domain-containing protein, which encodes MSKPNLCLFFFLMISPNFSFAQTTDSLYLTNGDMIVGEIKGMDRGVLTIETDYSDSDFKIEWDGISTIFSNSFFLIILSEGKRLNGNLKSVSAEKILIFTSDSSVVDAQKEDIVFLKEIEKGFWDRLYASIDFGLSITKANNLRQLSLRSNAGYIADKWSADANFNSVNSSQDDVEPIRRTDGGLTYRYFLPKDWFVIGQVNFLSNTEQKIDLRTTGKLGIGNYLVHTNQSYWAFQGGASFNNEKFSNEGSDKQSMEAFLGTELNLFDIGNLSLLTNGTVYPSITEKGRWRADLNFDAKYDLPLDFYIKLGVSYNYDNQPAENSSTDDYVFQTTFGWSL
- a CDS encoding RagB/SusD family nutrient uptake outer membrane protein, which gives rise to MRKKIVYKLLVIGIVLGVFGCTDLKENPIALLAPNTFFQSPKDVEAAVMGTYADIANEEFYGRKLVLSLLLRGDMADIGDRNTPGRRQQVNDFNMDSNNGMITAFWPRGYKIIGSANAAIAGAELVGEPAAEVNALKAEAMFIRAFTYYHLVRLFGDIPYIDFFITDPEAVKTISKTPTSTVYQSIIADLEYAKANLPDQHAGNVKSRPTKGTAAAYLASVYLTMGDDQKALTEAEYVISNASTFGYRLMPDFVDLFDPSATSGVDEHIFMIDFLGQVTGTDLQQNDWMGPITGIRSVYLPDANSGWSVAVPTMEVYESWDDRDYRKEVSMIDEAYADPELTELVGYEKFAPNHGSPRPHIGKYWGRCGLSRGDCGQSDINYAAMRYAEVLLIAAEAADNLSQDGVAAGYLNQVRARARNWAGAEVNYPADYTAAEGDLTEAIREERRLELAFEYKRWYDIKRWDIGDEVFKGANSLEPHADFDKSVDYLFPLPQDELDRNENLKPQNPGY
- a CDS encoding sigma-70 family RNA polymerase sigma factor, which gives rise to MQKKTFLKEDEKELWDALKRGNRDAFLVVYESSYQALYVHGLASSSSVELTKDAIHEMFLEIWENRQKLNSVSKITPYLKVYLRRKLLKAKVRLGKEDGQVVDLQTEPSYEDLVVLHQARQEKKELVVKALEKLTDAQKEVLRLRFYEGMSYEEIAELKSTQTRTVYNLVHQAVKKMKTFLSNVPSVVFLLGALFF
- a CDS encoding TonB-dependent receptor, producing the protein MKRKILRQIIMTSKYTLIGAFLQCFLVGLLLANDGKAQRVSIDDIYLTVNLENATLEQAFSQITTQTNFKFAYEMAKVDVNERITTSANFTSLGNLLRDISKNTNLKFKRINENIFVSKKGLLGAPVEESVEMLAPAQQKVTGTIISGEDNLPLPGVSILIKGTSIGSVTDIDGKYSLEVPNSSSILVFSYIGFVPQEITVGEQSSIDLTLEPDMAQLEEVVVVGYGTVKKSDLTGSVASVKAEELTAYPALGTVQALQGRAAGVQITANNGEPGASYKVRVRGGTSINASSDPIYVVDGFVGATLPPPEDIESIEVLKDASATAIYGSRGANGVIMVTTKRGKSGKTRVDLNTSYSIQNEINRLDLLKPDDFVDYIREASGNPNFTGLGANTDWQEEIFQQGYIQNYQMGISGGSDNVNYYLSGTFYDQKGIILNSGYKRYSVTSNVDIKASEKFRVGLNLFAQRSDKKGARTQESSGGANGSGVVAAAFKMGPDQPIRDANGKYTLARLNDAHDNAVAVVTEYVNEDIVDRFQGNVYGEYDILKDLKFRITLGASSNSGRVGQYTPTSLQGGIGVGGDGRMDGTKNSLFLNENYLTYTKDIGDHNISIMGGYSYQSSRDESWGARGQGYPSDGALYWNLGGSSSWQQPTSSLSDWELASWYGRAVYNFKSKYLLTFNARYDGSSVFSEGNKWAFFPSGAFAWNMKDEAFMEGIDVISDWKWRASYGLTGNRGISPYRTLAEFSTALSVQNGVPVNAVFPTNVSNENLTWETTTQLDVGIDVGLFENRLNLIIDYYSMETSDLLFDVPLPEYSGYKTQLQNIGKVGNKGFEFTLNSKNLVGEFKWDMGFNLSMNRQEVLELPDGNSDIDYASGPGHMVGLGNTQILRVGQPVGAFYGWIYDGPYQQGDDILPGGGFEQELGGEKYRDIDGTKDENGDLTGVPDGQLNADDRAIIGDPNPDFIWGFNNDFRYKGFDLNIFFQASQGNDIFSYTLLELDLMAGRNNATTAALNRWTPQNTNTNIPAASGDRTRRASTRFIYDGSFVRLKNLALGYNFPQPILDQIKLRKLRLYVSAQNIFTITDYEGYDPEVNYRSSGSGDGNKNIGLDYASYPNAKSYTFGLNIGF
- a CDS encoding site-specific integrase, translated to MKQLTIKFFLHKTTYSKKTKDFKLYFRVCYDRDVWACATDHRLKKKDFNEVMQLCKSNELVNEEMMWVKNRVYEIKREIAYQGKIVTLNMIKESFKGGSSKITLVTYLEQHLLFLKKSKQHSKGTVTNWFVRGEKLKKYLVERGKQNTVLHEIEVKFIQDFDDWLSCQISEQYNRPYARSYINEHHKRLKSLINKAINEEIISHNPYKKWNMPSDNREVAIKYLTNDELTRLYYADLGGNKALEKVRDIFVFSAMTGLRYSDAASLKVSEIHYDKEEKLYFIFKKKQQKTKGLVTIPLLHWAEKIYLKYKNSGSAEITGKLLPIYSNPKVNAYLKTIADLAGIEMALTHHVARHTCATFLLSNSVPLEQVSEILGHKNLSTTRIYAKITKQSLSETAKMINKKLGDM